The following nucleotide sequence is from Nitrospira sp..
TTTTTCGTGGTAGCTCAGGTTACACCGGAACAACATCTCCGGAATCAGGGTCATCATCCTGCCCTTCAGAAAACTCCCCTTCCTTAATTTCTACCTCGGCAAGAGACTTCCCTTTCCTGTCTAACAGTTCCCACAAATCCTTATAGAAGAAATGGTCGATGGTCTGAATGTGCTTTTTAATTTCGCTGTCCAAGCTCATTAATGGTCTGATGTCGCAGTAATACACCCCATCCAGCGGATTAAGCTTGAAAGTGAAGGCTTTGAAGTGACCCGGCAGGAACGTTGTGCTGATGCCATACGCAGGTTGCCCAGTATTTCTATTGCGTCTCTGCGCCCTCTGCACGTCGTTTAAGAAAATTGCGATGTGCGGAGTGTCGGTTCCGGTAAGTTTGCTATAGAGGAACTTGTCGAGAAAAATTTTATCAATGCGGTCTTTGCTCGATGTTTTCACCGAGCCGATGATTTTCAGCTCGCCGTGATTGTTGATTAGCAGATCATGCTGGTAGCTGGATTTAAAAAGTTCCTTGCCGTCATCATCTTTCACCGGAACCTTGACGATTCCAGAGGTGCAGTCAATACCAAGGGAGCTAATCAGCAGCTTGATAAGCCGCTCGAACAGGTCGCCATTTATCTTCCGTGCCTGATTGCTTGCTCCTGCCGGAAGTGCATCCAGCGCAGCCCCGATGGATTGCTGAAGCGTGTAGATGGTTCTGGTTACAACTTCCCTTTTGGAAGCGTCTGGCTTTTCACGGTCTTTCAGAGCGGCTAGGATATTCAGGAAATCTTTGCAGGTGGATGAAAAATTATCCGCATCGAGCATGAGATTGGAATTTATCGGGCGGGTAACATTCCTGAAGCCATCATCCTTGTATTGCAGAAATTTATAGTGCTGCTCGTTTTGCGACAGGATAACGGCTTGAATGCCGCTATTGGTGAAGTCGAGGAACCGTTTGCAGAATTCTATATAGTCTTGGACGTTCTGGAAGCGTTCTTTGTCAACGACATGCTCTACAATTTTCTTTAACTTCATCTAATGGATTCCCGCCGCTCTGCATTTTTCCGGTCAAAGGCAATCCATTCTTGCTTGGTCATCCGCCGTACCTTCTTTATTCTTTTTATTGCCCATTCGTTATATTCGCTGCTCAGGTCACAGCCCAGCCATTGCCGCTGCAATTGTTCGGCGACAACAAGGGTAGTACCTGATCCGGAAAAGGGGTCAACAACTACATCGTTTTCCTTTGAAGAAGCCAGAATAAACCTTCTTAAAACTTCTTCTGGTTTTTGTGTCGGGTGTGGAGTTGATTCGCCCATACCGTTGCAGGTGGTGGGTATATCAAACACGTCTTTTGGTTTCGCGCCCTTGGGGTTTGGAACCCAGTTATCACGCTGCTTGCCGTTTGCGTTTTTGCCGTAAGCACTGGTAACAGCCTGCGGGTGGGAAGGATATTTTAGGGTGTGAGAACCATAGGGGATTCGTATATCGTCAATGTTAATCTTGTGATTCTTTTTTCGCAGGTGGATGATGCTCTCATGTGACCTGCCCCAATCATTCCCAAGGTTAGCCTTGTTTTTGTAGTGCCATATCAACCAGCGGCAGCTATCAAAGTATTTAGATGCGGGGTGCTTGAGGTCAGCAAGAATTTCTGAAAACCCGCAGATATAGAGGCAGCCTGTAGGTTTCAAAGCTCTCGCTGCTTCTTCTATCCAGATTAGCGACCATGCGATGTATTTTTCCTGACTTTCAAAATTATCCCATTCCGCCTTTTTGATATTGTAAGGCGGGTCAGCAAAGACCATATCCACGCTTTCAGATTCCAGCGAAGCAAGCCACTCCAAAGAATTGCCCTGAAACAAACTCCCGTTGGGGTTTTGCCAATGGAGCTGAAAGCCGCTCTTAACAGGCGTGATGCGTTCATGCCTGCACGGATAATGATCTTTCAGTTCAAGGATGGTTTGTTCCATAAAGTTCCCTATTGTGATGGAGAGAACTTATAAAAGTCCCTACAATACATCAATCCTAATTCATTACTTTCATATTTTTCGGGCTTCGTAAAGCTCGACCATCCCAGTATCTTTTTATCTCGTGTGCTTATTTGCTGATGAGGCGCATCATTGCACGAATCCGCCTTGTTCGCTAATGGCAGCGGCATCACGGGCGCCGTGAAGAACCCGGATAATAATAAGCTCTTGTTTAGTTATTCGGTAATAGATGGCGTAGGGATGATGAAACGTCACCCGCAAACCTTCGCTGAGTTGCTCCCGCATTGCTCCCATGCGCGGTGACTTACGCACCACCTCCAGAGTTTTGTGGACACCATCCACAAAACCAGTAGCAACTTTTTCACTCGCTTCCGTTGCAATGTATGCCCAGATTTCTGCAATGTCGTTTTCTGCTGTGTCGGTGAGGCGAAGGGTTAGGTTTTGGCTAATAACTTCCTCCCCCGCGCTATGATTTTTTTCTTATCGAAGCTACGGACGCGCCCAGCGGCAACATCGGCAAGCCCCTTATCAATATCCGCTTTCAGCACGGCTAACTCCTGCCCCTGCACTGCTCGTTTTACTTTCCATTCGCGCAGGGCTTCGCGCACTACTTCACTGGTAGAGGCGTAATCCCCACCCTCAACCGCAGCCTTCACAATCGCCGCCATATCAGCAGGCATAGTAATAGTCATTCGTTCTATGCTGGACACATTGCCCTCCTATTATATGATTCACAAATCATACTTTATCATATTTAAGAGGTCAACTTATTCTTTCTCAACTCCAACCACAGGAAAACGGCAAAAAGAAACCCCGCAGGATGAAATAAAATCCTGTGGGGCTTCTTGACCGCGATTTTGGTCTAGGCTCAATTACAATCTGCTAGAAGCCTCCAACTAATCTCGATTCTGCATAGCCACCCATATTTTGATACGTTTCTATTTAACAACTTTTAAAGATATTACCAACCGCCGTGCACAATGCGTTGTGCTCTAGTCGTCCAAGCTGTTTCTCATACTCTTTTCTACTCAACTCTGCGCCAGTACAAAAGGCTGTAGAAACTCCCGTTGGGTCACCTGCCGTGGCAGTACATCCACCTCGGATAAAGTCAAATACTTTTGGCAACCATTCTCCCTTGCAATCCAATTTATGCCAAAACCCTGAACAGGAACCACCATAGTAATAATCTGGGGGGCGAGATGGGCTATCATTTTGAAGCCCAACCTCACGCTTACAGTACCAATGCCTACCTCCAAAATTGTACTCACCCTCATAAGCAATACCATCGCCTCCAGGAATTGGACAATTCTTTGCATGGTCCATACAAAGCCCCTGATTGAATGGTCCCTCAACCCCCTTTTTCTTTGCTGTGCAATCATTTGATGCACACTCTGAGTCAGCCTGACAGGGAACCCCGTTGGGCTTCTTTGTCTGATTTGTCTGAGCAAACGCTGTCGGAGTGGATAGGCTCACTAGTAACCCTACCGCTGCCATCATGAAAACAATATTTTTCATGCTGCACCTCCTAATTGTGAGATGTTCTTGCCGAACTCTTTTGTTCCTGCAAAATAGGGTGGTCATCTTTTTGACGCTCAGAAACCTTCATTTGTTGCGGTAGACTAACATGTTTACATACTGAATAATAGGGTGTACCTCTATTTACATGAGTACTGCCATCTATATCCGTGTGTCCTCACCCAAAGGACAGAAGACCGATAGCCAACGCGCCGAGTTGGAAGCATGGCGCAAACGGCACGGGCTGAAATCCGTCCGCTGGTTTGAAGACCGTGACAGTGCAACCAATTTCCAACGTACAGGCTTTCAGCAATTGCAAAACGCAATATTCAAAGGCGAGGTTGATACGATAGTGGTGTGGAAGCTCGACCGCCTCGCCCGAAACCTCAAGGACGGCATCAATATCTTAGCCGACTGGTGCAAGCGGGATGTCCGGGTGGTTTCTATCACCCAGCAGATAGATTTAAGTGGCACAGTCGGGCATCTGATCGCCAGCTTGCTCTTTGGCATTGCTGAAATGGAATTGCAGCATTCCAAGGAACGGCAAGCTATCGGCATTGCCCTTGCCCGAAAGCGCGGAGTCTATAAAGGACGACAGGCAGGAACCACCAAAGCCACCCCGAAACGGGCGCAGGAACTAAAGCGGCAAGGTCTGACCGTTCCCGAAATCGCCAACGCCCTCAACGTCTCACAGCGCACGGTGTTTAACTACCTGCGACCGCGCAAGGGCTGATTATGTAATGATATTTTGCATTGGAGCTATATGAGTTCTCTGACATACAAGGAAAAAACTAATCTGGAAAAGCTCTTCGACATGGGCGGCGGCTACGTCTCAAACTTTTCAGATTCTACTATTGCCAGATTCTTTTCCGATACCGTGGATGTGGACATTCATGCTGAGAAATACCAATCTATCGGAACATCGAAGGCAAAAAAACTACGGGAATTCTGGAGACTCGAATCAGACCATCTTGTTGGAAAAGCGATTGCGGCGCTCATTGACCATGTCGAAGAAGCTTATTCTCTCAGGGAAGAACAAAAGAAACTCTTAGAACCATGTAAAGCTATTGCCAATCGCTTATTGTCGGGTTCGGTACACCTCGAACACCTTAAAGAAGCGGTTACCTTTGATGCTAGATACCTCGCGGAACAAATCAGACGTATGCAGGAATCTGTTCACTCTGACCCATCTCTTGCCATCGGAACGGCAAAGGAACTTATCGAGACATGTTGCAAAACCATTCTCGCCCAGCGCGGCATAACCCTTCCCGGCAAACCCGAAATTCCTGAACTAACAAGAGCAACCCTCAAAGAGTTGAAGCTTGTTCCTGACGCTATCGAGGATTCTGCCCGGGGCAGCGATGTTTTGAAACGTCTTTTGCAAAATCTCGGCACTATCGGACACAACCTTGCAGAACTTCGCGGTCTCTATGGCACAGGACATGGAAAACACGCCCATAGTGAAACCTTGACCCCCCGACATGCCAAGCTGGCAGTTGGTTCTGCAGCAACCTTAGCAACATTCCTTTTTGATACTCACCGGGAAACGTTCGGCACTACCTGAGCAGCATCTTGCAAAACTCGTCAGCTAAGGGGAGTTTTGAAAGATAGATTGTGCAATGAGATTTTGAACGACGTTGCCAGCCGATTTGTATTCCACTAGAGGCAAGAGGTAGCTCTTTCACAAACATGTGTTTGTGAACTGGTGAAAATGAGAATGCCAGCCGATGGTGCAGCTCATAGACTATAGCCGCGCTGAGTGCGAGGCGTCGGAATGACTCGCACCTGTTCAGTGAGAGTGGGTACCCAACGATGGACTACTCACGAAGCCCCTTGCCCCCCACAACTCCCGCTAAGCCAGCGCGCCGATCAATGTCACTTCTTCAATTCCACACATTTTTTGGCTTCAGGCCAACAGATACAGCCGCTGTTGCATTGGCTGTCTTGGCTGCACGCGTTCCCACACGAGGCGCATTCTGCGGTGTCCGAGATGGTAACCGAGCTTAAAGCAAGCGTGCAACCAACGAATAAAACTACCTTGGCAATTTTATACATAGACACTCCATGTGGTTTGGTGAGGAAGGGAAGTCTGATCCGCTGTCAAATATATGTCAATGAAATCTATAAGAGAACATAGTTATCATTCACCCAATAAGGTGAATGAGCGCAGGAAGTGAGGAACGATAATTTTAATGAGGAGAAAGAAACCTAGCGGAATTGTCTGAATTGCCGGATCTTCGACAACATCAGAGCATGAACCGACAGACGCGGCTTCTTCAAACCATATTCTGTCGAGATGTATTTGACTTTTGACTCTTGCGAGCGAATGGACTACCCTCTGCGGCTTTGTAATCTTCTTAAGAATCTCTTCTGGCAAAGGATCTTGCAAACGTTGGGCACCCACATGGAGGGAAGATGAAACTAACTTGGACAATAGTTCTGGTCGGTATTCTTGTTCAATCTCTAAATGCTTTCGCTCAGGACTTAGAGCAATGTTGTGACCCTCGTCATTTTAGAAATTTGGATATCACCAAAACCAGCGAGACACTCCGAGTCGCTTTGTTAATGTCAATTGATGAAACTAGTTTTGAGCAAATAAAACAGAACGCCTCGGCAGGAGGAGGTATTGAAATATACGGGATACCCCTTGAGGCAAAAGCTTCATACGCTACCTTTAATGATAAAAGAAAGCAGTACTTACAATCTCTCGGCTATGAAAAGTTTTCAGAGAAAGCATTGGATTATGTCAAAAATTCGTTTGATACCACAGCGACTGAGGCCTATCAGAAATGCTTAGAAGCTCATGCATCAAGTGCTTATGGCCTATCTATATGGGTAAAAAATTCCGATACCAATGGTGCCACTATTAACGTTCGGTATAGGCCAACTGATAATAAAGATCCCTTCTCTCTTCAATCGGAAAACATCACAATTTCTGGTGGCAATATTGAAAACGGTCCTACCGCATTGGCGAATGGCGATGTTACGCCTTTTATAATCAAACGCATTAAAGATGGGCGCGGTGAACTACAGCCCCTTCGTTTCGCCCTGCAAAATATAGGGTCGCTTGGCGGCTCGATATACATTCCTTTACCCCCGAAGCCCGATGTCCTGCCTACGGATTCTTTAGTCGGAATTTGGGAAGGTAAAGGTACCTATACAAATGAGGGCAAACGCGGCACTACAGCCGATATACGGTATTCTGTTACCAAGGGTGATAAGGAGGGAGAATACGACGTATACCTAACAGTAACAAATTACACCGACGAAAGAAAAGGACAAAGAAATGCGGCCTTTCAAAAAGCCAAAAGAGCAGGCAACACGTTGACAGTCCAAGATTCTTACCATGATGCATACGGAACCGAGGCAGAATATCTAATACAGGGCAAAAAGCTAATTGGAAATGTATTTCGCCTCCTAAACAATCAACGTAAGCATGACGTTTCAGTAGTCGAAATGACAAAGGTTCAATAGAAAGCTTGCAATAATTAGGTTGGTAATCCCAAATGGTGTAACTAGGGACGGGTGAGTTGTCTTCACTAAAGGCCTCTTTCACAAACAAGTGTTTGTGAAAGGGCTGAGGTACTAACAAGGCTCTGCGATAGCAGTAGCCAAAAAGAAAGCCCCGTCCTCTTTCGAGGGCGGAGCTTAGTCGAACAGTGCAACTTTTATATTCCGTTCCTGATGACGTTTCCGCCACCCGTCCAAAATATTTCCGCTGCCCTGTTCTTTTTGCAGCCTATCGTTTTATGCGTTGGGCAGGTACTGGCAAAATCCCCAGAAAAATATTCATTTCTAAAAGGGGCTTACTGGAAGAGCTAATATCCGCTCGGACACACCTTCCCATCGGGGCTGTAGAAGATGGGAGGGGAAGGAACACCAACTCCGGGCGGCAGTACAATCGGACCGCCAGAACCAGCCGGAGAACCGAATTCAAATGCACCGATGTCGTATCCCATGCCATAGGGTCTTGCCCCATTCTGGTAATCAAAGTTGACAGTGGCACTAGCCTTGTCAATCGCCGGAGAGCCATTGGTCAACATTGCATCCAGCGGATTAGTTCCCATCGGATTGGCAAGCTTCGGGTCAACCATTTCATTGCCAGCAGGAACAGATCCCGAAACATTGTAGAAAATGTTGTTGTGGACGTTTGGTGTACTCAGACCGACCCTAACATAAGAAGATGGGTAGAAGATGTTGTTGTAGATTTCGACATGACGACCAACAGGTTCGCCATTTGAGACGCTACAATCTTCATCCTCAATCAAACCAGCAGGTGTTTTACCGATAAAAGTATTGTTATATATTTTATTGCCAGCTCCGACTGCGACTCCATCCCAACAAACAAAAGACAATGCATGACCGGGAGCCAATGGCCTTCCAGGTTCAGCAGTAAGTTTGTTCCCAGCATTCACTATGACGTTATTAAATATTTCGTTATTACCAGCCCCACCTGAAAGCACAACTCCCGCAGACTGACCATTCATCATCATGTTGCTATATACCTTGTTGCCTTGGGAAGTGGGATATTGGAACTGTATCCCAAACTGATTAAAGTATCCGCGTTTGCCATCAGTTGTGTTGAAGCGGAACTGTCCGTTTTTACCAGCAATGTAAAAAGCATGCGAACCAGACTCAATGTAACAATTTTCCACAAGAGCATTGTTGCCTTCATAAAAAAAGCCAGCCCCTGAAAAATTTGTAACACTACAGTTACGTAGTTGAACACCAGTTGACCACGTAAAGAGCGCACCCACCACCCCCTTCCTTCGTTTATTAACAATAATATGATGCTGTGCAAGCGCGCGCGAGGCTTCTGTCTGGGTAAAGTGCAAACCATCAAAAACTGTATGATTCCCTGAGAAAACGACAAAACCCATAAATATTTGCTCTGGCGGCAGTGTTCTTACATCAAAAACGAGAATGGGTTTATTACTGTCATAATTTTTGTAGGTAATAGGTGCTGAGGCAGTGCCAGATGCTTTAAGAGAAAATCGGTACTTATTCACATCAGTCGTTACATAATTCCCGCCTTTAAAATATACAGTGTCACCGGGTCTAAGTGAACCCTGCATATCCTCCAGCTTGTCCATTGTCTTCCAAGGTCTATCAACAGACTTCCCATCATTGGAGTCATTGCCGGAAGGTGACATGTAATAGTCAGTCGCCCACGCCTGCCCACCGGCTCCGAATGAGAGCAGGACTGCCCCAATACCACCGAAAATCTTCTGCCTGCTGCCCAAAGTGCTACCCGAATAAACATGTTATAATCGAATTCAGTATACTAAGTAATATTACTTATAACAAGGGCGAATGGTAAACTCCTGTTAATTGTCACAGAACTGTCACAATTGGGGAGGGCGGCGCGGTCTTGCTACTTCACCCTTGCCGCGTGACTCTGCTGCTTCACATCGAGGGCGGCGGCAAAGTCTTTCACTCCCGCCTCAGCCAGCATTTTTATCGTGCCCTTGCCATCAAGCTGCGCGAAGTTACTGCCGGAAGTAAGTCCGAGCTTATCTCCTATGCTTTCCGCTGATGATAGGTAAGGCGCATTGTCAGGGCGTTCACCGAGGATGGTCTTTAAGGACGCCTCAACAATTTCCTGATGTGCAGGGCTTTTGAGCTCCTCTGTTGAAATCGCTTTGTCACCATGCGGCGCAATCAGGAAGGGAATCTTGCTCAAGGTCTCCACCGCGATTCTCTTTTGCTGTGAGTGGTCAAGATGCTGGTCGAGGATTTCGGCAATGGTCGGCTGTGGTGCGGGAACTTCGACCGCAACTGGATGTT
It contains:
- a CDS encoding right-handed parallel beta-helix repeat-containing protein translates to MDKLEDMQGSLRPGDTVYFKGGNYVTTDVNKYRFSLKASGTASAPITYKNYDSNKPILVFDVRTLPPEQIFMGFVVFSGNHTVFDGLHFTQTEASRALAQHHIIVNKRRKGVVGALFTWSTGVQLRNCSVTNFSGAGFFYEGNNALVENCYIESGSHAFYIAGKNGQFRFNTTDGKRGYFNQFGIQFQYPTSQGNKVYSNMMMNGQSAGVVLSGGAGNNEIFNNVIVNAGNKLTAEPGRPLAPGHALSFVCWDGVAVGAGNKIYNNTFIGKTPAGLIEDEDCSVSNGEPVGRHVEIYNNIFYPSSYVRVGLSTPNVHNNIFYNVSGSVPAGNEMVDPKLANPMGTNPLDAMLTNGSPAIDKASATVNFDYQNGARPYGMGYDIGAFEFGSPAGSGGPIVLPPGVGVPSPPIFYSPDGKVCPSGY
- a CDS encoding type II toxin-antitoxin system RelE/ParE family toxin, with translation MSQNLTLRLTDTAENDIAEIWAYIATEASEKVATGFVDGVHKTLEVVRKSPRMGAMREQLSEGLRVTFHHPYAIYYRITKQELIIIRVLHGARDAAAISEQGGFVQ
- a CDS encoding abortive infection family protein, with translation MSSLTYKEKTNLEKLFDMGGGYVSNFSDSTIARFFSDTVDVDIHAEKYQSIGTSKAKKLREFWRLESDHLVGKAIAALIDHVEEAYSLREEQKKLLEPCKAIANRLLSGSVHLEHLKEAVTFDARYLAEQIRRMQESVHSDPSLAIGTAKELIETCCKTILAQRGITLPGKPEIPELTRATLKELKLVPDAIEDSARGSDVLKRLLQNLGTIGHNLAELRGLYGTGHGKHAHSETLTPRHAKLAVGSAATLATFLFDTHRETFGTT
- a CDS encoding site-specific DNA-methyltransferase, with amino-acid sequence MEQTILELKDHYPCRHERITPVKSGFQLHWQNPNGSLFQGNSLEWLASLESESVDMVFADPPYNIKKAEWDNFESQEKYIAWSLIWIEEAARALKPTGCLYICGFSEILADLKHPASKYFDSCRWLIWHYKNKANLGNDWGRSHESIIHLRKKNHKINIDDIRIPYGSHTLKYPSHPQAVTSAYGKNANGKQRDNWVPNPKGAKPKDVFDIPTTCNGMGESTPHPTQKPEEVLRRFILASSKENDVVVDPFSGSGTTLVVAEQLQRQWLGCDLSSEYNEWAIKRIKKVRRMTKQEWIAFDRKNAERRESIR
- a CDS encoding ribbon-helix-helix protein, CopG family: MSSIERMTITMPADMAAIVKAAVEGGDYASTSEVVREALREWKVKRAVQGQELAVLKADIDKGLADVAAGRVRSFDKKKIIARGRKLLAKT
- a CDS encoding recombinase family protein; translation: MSTAIYIRVSSPKGQKTDSQRAELEAWRKRHGLKSVRWFEDRDSATNFQRTGFQQLQNAIFKGEVDTIVVWKLDRLARNLKDGINILADWCKRDVRVVSITQQIDLSGTVGHLIASLLFGIAEMELQHSKERQAIGIALARKRGVYKGRQAGTTKATPKRAQELKRQGLTVPEIANALNVSQRTVFNYLRPRKG